The sequence TTGCGTAGCCGGCCCCCGCCAGCAAGGCGCTCACCGTCAGCGCCGTGGTGTTGCCGATCTTCCAGGAGATCGGCAGCAGCACGTTGATGCTGGCGAACAGGTTGAATGCGAAGAAGGCCGACAGGTAGTACCAGCGCACCGACAGCTCGCGGTCATATACCACGTCGAGGGTCGACAGCACCGCCGACGCGGCCAGCGCCGCCACGAAGATGATGTTGCCGGAGCCGGGGGTCATGCTCGCCCAATACAGCGGCAGGATGAAGAAAAGGATCTGCTGGTAGAAATTGCGATTGAACCAATTGACCATCAGCCGCAGGCGGTGGCCCCACGGGCCGGCCAGGCAGGGATGCCGCAGGATCACGGGCAGAAGCAGGCTGGTGGCCCAGATGAAGGCGATATGAATCACCACCAGCCGGACGTAGTCGAAGCGGACCCGCCCCAGCCACATCATCGCCACGCCCAACAGGAGCGAGTAGAGGCTGTGCAGCCACCACAGCTTGTCCGCGTGCGGCTCCAAGCGGGATTGAATGGCGGCGAACCTCGGATGCATCCCTCGTCTCCGGCTCGGGTCGGCCCGAGCGTCCAAGATAGCGCAACCGCCGCCTCCGGCGAAGCGAATTTTCCATGGATTCCAACGAAGATTCCGCGAATCGGCGGAACGGTTCTGGATTATAATCCATCCGGACAACGGGTGTGGAATCCAGCGCAAGGGCCAGTCGATGCCGCAACCACAGCCAGGCCGGCGACGCGAATACCGGAGCGATTTCCGGCTGTTCGGCCTGCCGCTGGTTCACCTGGTCATGGGCCGCGATCCGCAGACGGGTGCGCCCGGGCGAGCCGTCGGTATCATCGCCATCGGCCGCTTCGCCTTCGGGGTGATCGCCCTGGGACAGGTCGCCGTGGGCGTGCTCCCCATTGGCCAGATTTCGCTCGGCCTGCTGCTGGCGCTGGGACAGGTGTCGGTGTCCGGCTACGAGGCGTTCGGCCAGGTGGCGGTGGCCCCACGGCTGGCTGTGGGACAGGTCGGCGTGGGCGGCCACGCGCTGGCCCAGGTGGGTGTGGGACGATATGTCATCGCCCAGGCCGGCCGGGGTGCCCACGTCCACAGCGCAGAGCAGCCTTGCGCCGCCGCACTGGCCAGCTTCCACTCGGAATTCCCGACCCTCTTCGGCCTGCTCCGGCGCGTCGTCGGCGACGCGCTGCGGCCGGACCGGCCGGCCGAAGCCCCGGCGGCCCGGGCCCGCCCAGCGGGCACCCTGTGAACGACTCAACCGACTTCGTCAAGGGAGACTCCCGGCACATTATGATCGGCACCTCTGGTTGCAAGCGACGCGCGATAACCCTCTTCCGGTCGGCGGCGATAGCGCTGCTGCTGGCGGCGTCGGCGCTGTCCGCCACCCCCCCGGTCCCGCCCGGCCCCATCCGCATCGGCGTCATCGGGCCCCTCACCGGCTCGAACCAGTCCGCCGGAGTCGGCCAGCTCAACGCGGTGCGCCTCGCCGCGGAAGAGTTCAACAAGATGGGCGGCGCGCACGGCCGGCTCGTCGAGATCATCGAGGCCGACGATCAGGGGCAGCCGCTGCAATCCGCCGCCGGCGTGGACCGGCTCCTGCGCGGGGGCGCCGTGGCGGTGCTGGGCGCCATCAATTCGTCGTGCACGCTGGCCATCATGGAGCCGTGCGCCCGCGCCCGGACTCCGCTCCTGACCTCGTCGTCCACGGCGACGCGGGTCACCGCGACCGGCAACAAATGGGTATTCCGCTGCATTGAATCCGACTATTTTCGCATGGCCGAGCTCAGTCGGTACCTGACCGAGGAGCTGTCGCTGCGGCGCATCGGCATCCTGTACGACAACGATGATTTCGGCCGCGGCCTCATGGCCGATTTTACCCGCAGCCTCGAGCAGCACAACCTCGAGCTCGCCTATGCCCAGCCGTTCCGGCGCGATCAGGCGGACTTCAGCGCCGAACTGCAGGAGATCCAGCGGCAGGGGATCGAGGCGCTCGGCCTGTTTGGCATCACCCCGGACAACATCCGCCTCGCAAAGCTGGTCCGGGAGAAGCAGCTGCCGGTTCAGCTTTTCGCCCCCGACGTCACCGAGCGTTACCTCGCCAGTTGGCGGGACGTGGAGAGTCTGGTGGCGACTGATTCGTACTTCCTCCTCCAGGACAAGCCCGCGGCGCGCCAGTTCGCTGCCCGGTACAAAAGGCGATTCGGGATCGCAGCCGGCCCCCACGCCGGGCGCGCCTACGACGCCGCCTGCATCCTGTTCCAGGCGATCCGGCGCACGCCGGACCCGCGCCGCGAGGCCCTGCGCGACGCCATCTCGGCCACCGAAAACTTTCCTGGCGTCACCGGCGACTTCAACTTCAAGGCCAACGGCGACGTGGTCAAGAAAATCCAGATCATCGCCATCCACAACGGCGCATTCGTCCCCGCACAGGAGTGGCGCGTCCGCTCCGATTACCGGCGCTGGATTCTGATCCTGATCCCCAGCCTGCTGCTGCTCTTTCTCGTCGCCAACTGGACGGTTGGCCGGGTGCGCCGGGCCGTCCGCAAGCGGATCCAGGAACGCGCCCTGCGCGAGTTCAAGCCCATCAAGGTCAATCCGTACATCGTCGGGAATCCCATCCGCGAGAAAGAGATGTTCTTCGGCCGGGAGGACGACTTCCATTTCATCCTGAAGAATATCCGCCGCGAAGACAGCGGCGTCTGCATCGTGCTCTGCGGCGAGCGCCGCAGCGGGAAGACGTCGATCCTTTACCAGATCCTCAACGGCCGCCTCGGCCCCGACGTCCTGCCGGTGCTCATCGACCTGCAGCTCTACGGCAACTGCCCCGACACCGTCTCGTTCTACAACCGGATGGCCCGGGACGTCGCCGAGGGTTTGCGCAAGCGCGGCGCCACGCTGCCGCCGGTGGACGCGGGCAAAGGCCAGGAGAGCTTCGAGGAGCTGCTGGAGGCCGCCATCCGGCGGTTCGCCGGCCGCAAATTCGTGTTCCTGCTCGACGAGTACGAGATCCTCGAAACCCTCATCGACCAGGGCGCGCTGCACGCATCGACGGTGGACTGCCTCTCCGCGCTGCTGGACCGGCACCCGGAGCTCAGCTTCGTCCTGACCGGCTCCATGCGGCTGGAGGACCGCCGCAAGCCGTACTGGCAGCATCTGATCGCCAAGAGCCTCTACCGCAAGATCAGCTTCCTGACCCAGCGGGACACCCTGCGCCTGATCACCGAGCCGCTCAAGGGGCTGGTCTTCCATGCCGACGGCGTCCCTGAACGCATCTACCGGCTCACCGCCGGGCAGCCGTTCTACACCCAGGCCGTCTGCATGAACGTGGTGGATCATCTCAACGAGGTGGGCCACAACCTCGTCACGTCCGACGACCTGGCGGCGGTGGTGGTGCAACTCATCGAGAATCCGCTGCCCCAGATGCTTTACTTTTGGGACAGCTTCAGTTTCTCCGAGAAGCTGGTCCTGTCGCTGCTCGCCGACGGTCTGACCACCTCGGGCGGCGAGGCCACGGACGCCGAGGGCCTGCTCGCGCACGCCGCCGGGCTGCAGCTCCCCATCCAGCAGGACCTGCAGACCGTGCAGACCATCCTGGAGGCGCTTTTCACCCGCGAGGTGGCCAACAAGAAGGGTCGGCAGTTCCAATTCCGCATCGATTTGCTCCGCGAGTGGATCCACCGCGACCACTCGCCCTGGCAGATCATCGGCGAAAACCAGAACCGGTGACACGATGAAACAGAACCCGTATCTCGACCGCGTGGCCATCCGCGACATCCACCGCTTCTTCGGGCGGCGGCGCGAGGTGACGCGGATTTTCTCGCGCATCGGCGCGGCGCGCCCGCAGTCGGTGTCGGTGGTGGGCGAGCGCCGGATCGGCAAATCGTCCCTGCTCAACCACATCGCCTCCCCGGAGGTCCAGGCGCGCCACCTCGACGCCCCGGCACCGTACGTCTTCGTCAAGATGGACCTGCAGGAACGGAAGAATCTGTCGCTGTCGGAGTTCTTCCGTGAGCTGATCCTGCTGCTGATGCAGGCCGCGGACTTTTCCGAAGCGCTCACTCCCGATTTCGAAGGCGTCCGCATGGCTGTGGCCGCTCTCCAGCGCAAAGGACGCAAGATCGTGATCCTGTTCGACGAGTTCGACGTGGTCACCTCGAACCAGCACTTCGGCGAGGAGTTCTTCTCGTTCTTCCGGTCGCTGGCCAACAACTATGACTTGGCTTACATCACCAGCTCCAAGCGTGACCTGCAGGAGCTGTGCCACACCAGCAAGGTGGCCGACTCGCCCTTCTTCAACATCTTCAGCACCATCAACCTGAGCGTGTTCAGCCGCGACGAGGCGCTCCAACTCATCAGCCAGCCTTCGGCCGAGGCCGGGGCGCCGCTGGAGCCGCATGCGGACGCGATCCTGAAGCTGTCCGGTTACTTCCCGTTCTTCATCCAGATCGCCTGCTGTGCCTTCTTCGAACAGCTGACCATGGGCGACGGCACGGCGGACCCGGCCCAGGTGCTGGAGATCTTCCTTGAGGAAGTGATCCCCCACTTCAACTACGTCTGGGACCACTTCAGCGTCGAGGAGAAAAACATCTGCCGCCAGGTGATGCGGGGCGAACCGGTGCCGCCCACCTTCACCTACTTGTTCAAGAAGCTTGAGAAAAGCGGCTACATCCTGCCTGGTGCGCCGCCGGCGCTGTTCTCCACCGCCTTCAGCGAGTTCATCGCCCGCCGCGACAGCGAGGAGCGCAACGTGCTGGGCGACACCATGCAGGTGTCGCTCTCCCGCGAGGAGACCCGCCAGGTGGTCGACGCGCTCCCCTCCCGGGTGCCGGACCGCCTCGGGCCGTTCCATATCGAGCACCCGCTCGGCGAGGGTGGAATGGGCTGCGTGTACATGGCCGAGGACACCCAGCTCAAGCGCAAGGTGGCCATCAAGGTGATCTCGCCCCAGATGAGCGGCAACTCCGACATTCGTCGGCGGTTTCTGAAGGAGGCCCGCTCCGCCTCGGTGCTTAACCATCCGAACATCTGCACCATATACCAGGTGGGCCAGGAGGCCGGGCTCGATTTCATCGTCATGGAATACGTCGAAGGGATGACCATCCGCGACATGCTCCGGGAAGGCCCCTTCGAGCCCGCGTCCATCTGCCGGATCGGCATCCAGGTGGCCGATGCCCTGGACCTGGCCCACTCCCAGAACATGATCCATCGCGACATCAAGCCGGCCAACATCATGGTGACCAAAACCGGCCGCGCCAAGATCCTCGACTTCGGCCTGGTAAAATGGACCGGGCCGAACGAGCTCCAGGCCACAGCGATGACCGGCCTGACCGAGCAGGGCGCCATCATGGGCACGGTGAACTACATGTCGCCGGAGCAGCTTCGCGGCGACCTCGTCGACCATCGCACCGACATCTTCTCCCTGGGGCTGGTGCTTTACGAGATGGCGACGGGGCAGTCGCCCTTTTCCGCGGAAAATTACATCGGCGTAATGCACGCCATCCTCTACCAGCCGGTCGCATCGCCGCCCCCGCCTTTCCCGGCGGCGCTCTGGTCCGTCATCGACCGCACCCTGGCCAAGGACCCGGCTCATCGCCACCAGACCGCCGGCGAGCTGCGCGACGACCTGGCTGCCTTCCTCAAGCAGGCGGAGTAAGCGGGCCTTCGTTCCTCGTGCCCTTTCTTATTCGTAAATCGTAATCGCGATCGAAATTTGTTATCGAGGCTCGCGGCTCGTTCCCGTTTCTTTGTGCTCGTAATCGGAATCGCAACCGTAATCGTGCCCGCAAACGTCATCGGACTCCGGGGAGCCGGACATTCACCACGAAGTCACAAAGGGCACAAAGGACCGGTTCCATTTGTCATTGATCATGTTGCATTTGTCATTGGCGAGCCGTAAATGGGTGAAAGGGTGAATCGGTGAATGGAAGTTATTGATTGGTTGATGATAATTGCTTGGATTTTATTCGCTGTTTGGAGCCAAGCCGGATTTTGCCCGGACTCGGGACCTGGGTCCTGAAATCAGGCACTCGGGGCCGAGATTCAGGACCGAGGACCCAGGATCCAGAACCGAGGTCCCGGGTTCGATTTCCGAAGTCGGATTTCCGCTTCCGAGCACGATTACGATCACGATTACGAATTACGAGTACGAGCGGGCGGGACGAGGCGGGTTCACGGCGTGCCGGCAAGGAGGTCCAGGATTGCGATGGCCACCGCCTTGGTCTTCGAGGCCGGGTCGTTGATGGGTCCGACGCAGGAGGGGCACCCCGCGGCGCACGCGCAGCCGGCGATGAGCGCGCGGCCCTTGCGGAAGAGCTCCTCATGGCGTTCGTACAGCTCGTCGCTCAGCCCGATGCCGCCGGGGTGGCTGTCGTAGAAAAACAGGGTGGGCTCGAACCGGTCGACGATCTCGATGAGCCCCTCGTCGGCGCGGCCGTCCATGGAGTAGATCCCGCGCCCCTGGACGCCCAGCGCGGCGAACCAGCGCGACTGACGGTCGCCGATGCTGCGGCCCAGGTCGCGGAAGTCGCACATGAGCATGAGCACGGCGACATTGTGCAGGGCGTAGGCCAGCCCCAGGAAGCCGTCGATGACCTCCAGACGGTTGTACGGCAACGCGGCGAGCCGGTCGGGGCGCGCGGTAAACCAGCAGGCGGCGGTGTGCAGGTCATGCTGCGGCAGGTTGATGTCGCCGAATCCGAGGTTCTCCATGGTGTAGAATCGGATCTTCTTGAAACCGGCGTAGTTTTTAACGACGTGGACCTCGCCCCGCTCCCGGAGTACGCCGGGGCGCGGCTCCTGCTGGAATTCGTCCAGGATCCGAACGCTGGTGTAGACGATGGAGTCGGTGTAGTAGTCCACCCGGCTCGGTTCCACGTAGGCCTTGCGGGCGGCGTAGTCCAGCTTTTTCACCCAATACTGCCGGCCCTCGCACATGTAAATGGCGTCCTCGTAGATGACCTCGGGCGCGGTCTCGAAGTCCACCTCGGCGACGGCCTTGGCGTTGTCGGTCTGGTCCAGGACGACGAAGTTCTCCTCGGCGATGTTCCGGAGCGACACGCCGTCCGCCGGGTAGGCGTCGGCCATCCAGTGCCAGGCGCCGCCGCTGTGGTGGACGAGGCCGCCCTCCGCCAGCGTCTCGAGGAAATCCGTCACGGGCCCGGCGCCAAACGACTCGTCGTCCTTGAACGGCAACTCGAAGGCGGCGCACTTGACGTGGCTGAGCATGATCAGCAGGTTTTCCGGGTTGACCAGGGCGTGCTCCGGGGAACGGCCGAAGAAGTAGTCCGGATTGTTCATCAGGAACTGGTCCAGCGGGAAGCTCCGGCCCACCAAGATGATCACCGACAAGTCGCTCTTGCGCCCCGCGCGCCCCGCCTGCTGCCAGGTGGAAGCGATGGTGCCGGGGTAGCCGGCCATGACGCAGGCGGTGAGGGTGCCGATGTCGATGCCGAGCTCCAGGGCGTTGGTGCTGACCACGCCGAGGATGGTGCCGTCGCGCAGCCCCTGCTCGATCTCCCGCCGCACCAGCGGCAGGTAGCCGCCGCGGTAGCCCCGCACCGTGGCCCGGCGGCTGAGTTTGTTCTCCACCTGATCCTTGAGGTACTTGACCAGGATCTCCACGTTGAGCCGGCTCTGGGCGAAGACGATGGTGGGCACTCCGTGGCGCAGCAGCAGCGTCGCCAGCTTGCGCACGGCGGTCAGGTAGCTCTGGCGGATGCCGAGGTCGGGGTTGATCACCGGCGGGTTGTAGAAAACCAGCAGCTTCTCGCCGGCGGGCGCGCCGCTGCGGTCCACCACCGTCACCGGTTCGCCGATGAGCCGTTCGGCCAGCTCGCCCGGGTTGGCGATGGTGGCCGAACAACAGATGAACTGGGGATGGGCGCCGTAGAAGGCGCACACGCGGCGCAGCCGCCGGAAGAGGTTGGCCACGTGGGAGCCAAACACGCCGCGGTAAGTGTGGATCTCGTCTACGACGATGTACTTCAGGTTCTCGAACAGCTTGACCCACTTTGTGTGGTGGGGGAGCACCGCCTGGTGGAGCATGTCCGG comes from Acidobacteriota bacterium and encodes:
- a CDS encoding DUF2914 domain-containing protein; this translates as MHPRFAAIQSRLEPHADKLWWLHSLYSLLLGVAMMWLGRVRFDYVRLVVIHIAFIWATSLLLPVILRHPCLAGPWGHRLRLMVNWFNRNFYQQILFFILPLYWASMTPGSGNIIFVAALAASAVLSTLDVVYDRELSVRWYYLSAFFAFNLFASINVLLPISWKIGNTTALTVSALLAGAGYATFVLRLSGLARRQRWILAALGTLLLVGLLELGRPLVPPAPLRLQQAVFSLGFRPNTLRSVGPVTELPADYTGRLYALTAVVAPLGLEEKVSHRWYVDGAAMFASRNYAIAGGRKDGYRLWTSVALKRLPPAAEVRVDVVTQGGQLIGRASIRSRPAAP
- a CDS encoding ABC transporter substrate-binding protein, translating into MIGTSGCKRRAITLFRSAAIALLLAASALSATPPVPPGPIRIGVIGPLTGSNQSAGVGQLNAVRLAAEEFNKMGGAHGRLVEIIEADDQGQPLQSAAGVDRLLRGGAVAVLGAINSSCTLAIMEPCARARTPLLTSSSTATRVTATGNKWVFRCIESDYFRMAELSRYLTEELSLRRIGILYDNDDFGRGLMADFTRSLEQHNLELAYAQPFRRDQADFSAELQEIQRQGIEALGLFGITPDNIRLAKLVREKQLPVQLFAPDVTERYLASWRDVESLVATDSYFLLQDKPAARQFAARYKRRFGIAAGPHAGRAYDAACILFQAIRRTPDPRREALRDAISATENFPGVTGDFNFKANGDVVKKIQIIAIHNGAFVPAQEWRVRSDYRRWILILIPSLLLLFLVANWTVGRVRRAVRKRIQERALREFKPIKVNPYIVGNPIREKEMFFGREDDFHFILKNIRREDSGVCIVLCGERRSGKTSILYQILNGRLGPDVLPVLIDLQLYGNCPDTVSFYNRMARDVAEGLRKRGATLPPVDAGKGQESFEELLEAAIRRFAGRKFVFLLDEYEILETLIDQGALHASTVDCLSALLDRHPELSFVLTGSMRLEDRRKPYWQHLIAKSLYRKISFLTQRDTLRLITEPLKGLVFHADGVPERIYRLTAGQPFYTQAVCMNVVDHLNEVGHNLVTSDDLAAVVVQLIENPLPQMLYFWDSFSFSEKLVLSLLADGLTTSGGEATDAEGLLAHAAGLQLPIQQDLQTVQTILEALFTREVANKKGRQFQFRIDLLREWIHRDHSPWQIIGENQNR
- a CDS encoding protein kinase; translation: MKQNPYLDRVAIRDIHRFFGRRREVTRIFSRIGAARPQSVSVVGERRIGKSSLLNHIASPEVQARHLDAPAPYVFVKMDLQERKNLSLSEFFRELILLLMQAADFSEALTPDFEGVRMAVAALQRKGRKIVILFDEFDVVTSNQHFGEEFFSFFRSLANNYDLAYITSSKRDLQELCHTSKVADSPFFNIFSTINLSVFSRDEALQLISQPSAEAGAPLEPHADAILKLSGYFPFFIQIACCAFFEQLTMGDGTADPAQVLEIFLEEVIPHFNYVWDHFSVEEKNICRQVMRGEPVPPTFTYLFKKLEKSGYILPGAPPALFSTAFSEFIARRDSEERNVLGDTMQVSLSREETRQVVDALPSRVPDRLGPFHIEHPLGEGGMGCVYMAEDTQLKRKVAIKVISPQMSGNSDIRRRFLKEARSASVLNHPNICTIYQVGQEAGLDFIVMEYVEGMTIRDMLREGPFEPASICRIGIQVADALDLAHSQNMIHRDIKPANIMVTKTGRAKILDFGLVKWTGPNELQATAMTGLTEQGAIMGTVNYMSPEQLRGDLVDHRTDIFSLGLVLYEMATGQSPFSAENYIGVMHAILYQPVASPPPPFPAALWSVIDRTLAKDPAHRHQTAGELRDDLAAFLKQAE
- a CDS encoding DEAD/DEAH box helicase; the encoded protein is MMHLTGVIAQIRRYAERNQAIAAWTHIPATEGEYVPLPPDLHPRLQAALAAAGITRLYSHQGEALRLVRDGRHVALVTPTASGKTLCYNLPVLQRCLEDPTARALYLFPTKALSQDQRAGLQELIDGVGGGIRTFTYDGDTPTDARKAIRDLGHIVITNPDMLHQAVLPHHTKWVKLFENLKYIVVDEIHTYRGVFGSHVANLFRRLRRVCAFYGAHPQFICCSATIANPGELAERLIGEPVTVVDRSGAPAGEKLLVFYNPPVINPDLGIRQSYLTAVRKLATLLLRHGVPTIVFAQSRLNVEILVKYLKDQVENKLSRRATVRGYRGGYLPLVRREIEQGLRDGTILGVVSTNALELGIDIGTLTACVMAGYPGTIASTWQQAGRAGRKSDLSVIILVGRSFPLDQFLMNNPDYFFGRSPEHALVNPENLLIMLSHVKCAAFELPFKDDESFGAGPVTDFLETLAEGGLVHHSGGAWHWMADAYPADGVSLRNIAEENFVVLDQTDNAKAVAEVDFETAPEVIYEDAIYMCEGRQYWVKKLDYAARKAYVEPSRVDYYTDSIVYTSVRILDEFQQEPRPGVLRERGEVHVVKNYAGFKKIRFYTMENLGFGDINLPQHDLHTAACWFTARPDRLAALPYNRLEVIDGFLGLAYALHNVAVLMLMCDFRDLGRSIGDRQSRWFAALGVQGRGIYSMDGRADEGLIEIVDRFEPTLFFYDSHPGGIGLSDELYERHEELFRKGRALIAGCACAAGCPSCVGPINDPASKTKAVAIAILDLLAGTP